A region of the Vibrio tubiashii genome:
GATGTTGAGGTTTTCTGCTGCATGTTCGCGTAACCAACGACCTGAGCGTTGATAAAGCGAGTGACCGTGGCGACTCAGTGGTGCGGCTAATACAAACGAAATTGAAACGGCAATGGCAAGGGCGACAAGAATATCACCGCTCATCCAGCCCATTTTAAAGGCTAACCCACCAACGATAAGACCAAACTCACTGAAGTTAAACAGGCTTAATGACGCAAGTAGAGAGGTGCGCACGCGAAACTTAAATGCATTAAGCACTAAGAAGTAGAGAATCCCTTTTAGTGGCAGCAGCAACATGAACAAAATTGCGAGTGCAAAGCCAGAGAGTGTTGGCTGAGCGGATAAGCCGATATTTAGGAAGAAGCAGACTAGGAATAGCTCTTTTAGGTTGAATAGAGATTTCGATAATTCCGACGCTTTCTTATGTCCGGCGAGTAACATGCCAAGGATAAGAGCACCGAGATCTGGCTTCATGCCGACTAATTCGAATAGACCCGCACCTGCAACCAAGGCAAAGAAAATCCCTAGAAGTACCAACATTTCTCCGTGGCCGACCCAATCAAGCATTTTGAAGAATAGAGGTCTGAGTAATGGTAGGGCAAATAGCGCGATTGCGTACCATTCTGGAAGCTTGCCCGTTGAAGCGGTAAGGAACACAACGGCGAAGATGTCCTGCATGACCAGAATTCCAATCGCAATGGTGCCGTAGGTAGCATTCATCTCCCCTTTCTCTTGCAGTGACTTTACCGCAAAGACGGTACTGGAGAAGGATAAGGCAAATCCGAGCAAGACGATTTGATCGATAGACATCGCCGCTAGCGAACTGACCCCTAAGAATTTGAAACAGAACAGCGCAACACTAAAGAGTGCAGTGGACAATAGATTGTGTAAGGTCGCACCTGCCCAGATCTCTTTCGAGAGTAGGGTCTTGATATCGAGCTTCAGGCCAATAGTAAAAAGAAGCAGTGTTACACCGAGATCAGCAAGCGTGATGATGGTGTCATTAGACTGAAAGCCGAAAGCGTGCAGTCCGAAGCCTGCCAATAAAAAGCCAACTAGTGGGGGGAGGTTGCATTTCAGTGCAATAAATCCGGCGAGAAACGCCGCTGAAATCAAGATCAGTTCCATATTCGTGTTGTTTCGTCCTAAAAAAACGGGCTACATATCGTAGCCCGTTATTCTAACTCAATTAGTTGCTTACAGGGGGGAGAAGATTAATCTTCTAACAATTTTTGTAGCAGAACTCCGTTTAGCATTGCGCGTTTTATCATTGCGAATGCACCTAAGGTAGGCTGCTTATCAATTTGCGAAGCAACAATCGGTAAATCTGTGTGGAAAGTGGTGAGAGATTGGTTCTCAACGTTACGGCGAATCGCTGGGAAAAGAATCTCTTCACATTGAGTAATGTCGCCAGCAATCACGATCTTTTGCGGGTTAAACAAGTTGATCGTAATCGCAATTGCCTTACCCAATTGGTTACCAACACGTACTAAGCTCTGTTTAGCCAGTTCATCACCCATATTGGCATGTTCACAGACGTCAGAGATACCGATGGTTTCAAGTTCAGTTAAGCTTGATTCATAACCTTGTTTGATCAGTTTGTTGACTCGTTCAACGATAGCTGGGTTAGCGGCTACAGTTTCTAGACAGCCAAAGTTGCCACATTGGCATTGCTCGCCAAGGGGATCTATTTGAATATGACCGATTTCACCGACGTTGCGGTTAAAGCCTAGGAATACTTGACCGTTAACGATAATACCGGCACCTGTCCCTCGGTGAACACTGACAAGAATGGAATCTTGGCAATCTTGGCTAGCGCCAAAGTAGTGTTCAGCAAGCGCCATACCACGAACGTCGTTGCCAACAAAACATTGTACATGGAAGGTGTTATGAATCAGCTCAGATAGCGCTAGGTTGTCAATCGAGATATTTGGCATGTATTCAACCACGCCAGTTTCTGGATTGACGAGACCAGGCAGGGCAACACCAATCGCAATAAGTTGATTGATATTGGTCTGGTTATCTTGAATAAAGCTTTTTAACTGGGAAAGTAACCCTTCGACCAGCTCTTCTTGGGTTGTATAGAAGAATTCGTTGTAATCTGAGGCAAGCTCTTTGCCGCCCAAATCGTACAAACTGAACTGAAGGTAGTCACGACCAAGTCGAATCGCTACTGAGTGGAAAGGCTCAACTTCTGTTGTCAAAGAGATCGCTCGGCGTCCCCCTGTAGAAGCTTGTTGCGCGACCTCTTTAATCAGGCCGCGCTCTAGAAGTTGGCGGGTAATTTTTGTAACACTGGCAGGCGCCAGCTGGCTAACATCAGCAACTTGAATCCTCGAAATTGGACCTTGCTGATCGATCAGCCTGTAAACAGCTGCACTATTTAGTTGTTTTACTAAATCTACGTTACCTATTTGTCCGCCATTCATTCTTAATTTTGCTCGTATTGTCCGTTAACAACTGTCGCCTGAACATTGAAGTCACGATCAAATACGGTAAGGTTAGCCACCATGCCTTTTTTAACTCGGCCTAGTTGCTCTTCCAAACCCATTGCTTTCGCAGGATACAGAGTAGCCATGCGCAGTGCTTCGTCCAGTGCGATACCGACGTGCTCAACCGTGTTTTGAACTGCTTCAATCATTGTTAGTGCTGAGCCGCCAAGTGTGCCGTTTTCATCAACACACTTACCATCTCGGTAATATACTTTCTTACCAACAAAAATAAAGTAATCCATGTCAGCGCCTGCAGGAGCTGTGGCATCGGTCACTAATACTAATTTTTCGCCCTTAATTTTGTGAGCGATACGAATGTTTGCATAGTCTACGTGGAAGCCATCAGCAATGATGCCCGCATAAACGTCAGGGGTATCGTAGATCGCGCCTACAACACCTGGTTCACGGCCGACCATTGGCGTCATTGCGTTGAACAAGTGAGTCGCAAATGAGATACCTGCGTCAAAGCCTTTACGTGCTTCGGCATACGTGGCATTCGTGTGACCAATTGATACCACAATCCCTGCTGCTTTTAAGCGTTCGATATGTGCAGGGTCATTGTGTTCTGGCGCTAGTGTTACTTTGGCGATGACGTCTGTGTTTTCACACATGAAGTCGATCATGCTGTCTTCAGAAGGACGGATATGATCGACACTGTGAATCCCTTTTTTCATCACGTTTAGGTATGGACCTTCAAGGTGCAGACCGAGTGACTGATTTTGGTATTTAGCATGGTAGTCACGCGCTGCCGCTACCGCTTGACGCATATCTTCATCAGAAGATGTAATTAGCGTTGGAAGGAAGCTTGTACAACCAGATTTCAGGTTCGCTTCATGCATGATTTGCATAGTTTCAGCGGTAATCTCGTCGTTTAGCATCACGCCACCACAACCGTTCAATTGCAGGTCGATAAAGCCAGGGCTAACGTTTGCACCATTTAAATCTCGTGTCTCGATACCTGCAGGCAGTTCAGACACTGGGCATACTGACTCAATCAGATTGTTGTTAATAATTACAGCATGTTCAACGAGGACGTCGCTGCCGGTATAAATTTTACAGTTAGTTAGCGCATACATGGTTAGCTAATCCTTATAAGTTTAGAATCTTAATACCTTAGGTCATCAATTGAAGTTAAATATTCACTAAATAGTTGTACTTTATTTGTGAGCTTCAATTAGATCGCAAAATATCTTTAGCAAACGAAAAAATGAGTTCTCAATATTGTGTAAGCACCTTGTATGGTGCTACATCCGCTAGTGATTTACGTCGCATTGGTATCAAGCGCGAAGAGTACGCCTGACAATCACTTCGGCCTTATTTGTACTGATAGGTTAACGCGAATGTGGCTCAATGAATGCTATTTTTTTGGATTGTAAAATAAGTTTTATGATCTCGCTAGCAAAAACCTTCCGGATCACCTGTTTCTGGTGATTATGATCACAAATGATGAGGTTTTAATTTGCGGAGCAAAATTAATGTCATAAACTGAGCAGGACTAAATTGAGCGGCTAAAAAAAGTGGCTCAGCCAAAATACAAAATCCTATAGGGGGAACTTAAGGTGAATATTCTTGGATATGCGCAAAAGTTAGGTAAAGCTCTTATGCTTCCTATCGCAACGCTTCCAGTTGCGGCGCTCTTACTACGTTTGGGTCAAGGTGACCTATTAGACATTCCATTTATGGCGCAAGCTGGTGGCGCTATCTTTGGTCAACTTCCACTACTATTCGGTCTAGGTATCGCGATTGGTCTTTCTAAAGACGGTCAAGGTGCTGCAGGTCTAGCGGGTGCGGTTGCTTACTTCGTACTTACAGCGACAGCAACAACAATCAATGCTGACGTTAACATGTCATTCTTCGGTGGTATCATCGCTGGTATTATCGCTGGTCACTCTTACAACGCTTTCCATGCTACACGTCTTCCTGAGTGGTTGGCATTCTTCTCTGGCAAACGTCTAGTACCAATCATGGCTGGTCTATTCGCGCTAGTTGCAGGTGCAATTTCTGGTGTTGTATGGCCAACGATCCAAGGCGGTCTTGACGCACTAGCACACGCAGTTTCTACTTCTGGTGCTATTGGTCAGTTCGTATACGGTACTCTTAACCGTGCACTTATCCCTGTAGGTCTTCACCACGTTCTTAACTCTTACTTCTGGTTCGGTATGGGTACGTGTCAA
Encoded here:
- a CDS encoding cation:proton antiporter family protein → MELILISAAFLAGFIALKCNLPPLVGFLLAGFGLHAFGFQSNDTIITLADLGVTLLLFTIGLKLDIKTLLSKEIWAGATLHNLLSTALFSVALFCFKFLGVSSLAAMSIDQIVLLGFALSFSSTVFAVKSLQEKGEMNATYGTIAIGILVMQDIFAVVFLTASTGKLPEWYAIALFALPLLRPLFFKMLDWVGHGEMLVLLGIFFALVAGAGLFELVGMKPDLGALILGMLLAGHKKASELSKSLFNLKELFLVCFFLNIGLSAQPTLSGFALAILFMLLLPLKGILYFLVLNAFKFRVRTSLLASLSLFNFSEFGLIVGGLAFKMGWMSGDILVALAIAVSISFVLAAPLSRHGHSLYQRSGRWLREHAAENLNIRDQLISPGHAQVLILGMGRIGTGAYDELRNRYGKISLGIEVREDAAHQHKAHGRNVIEGDATDPDFWERILDVANVKLVLLAMPHHQGNQIALEQLQRKNFQGQIAAIAEYPDQLDALVEGGVDAAFNIYSEAGSGFARHVCDQLKPNFTK
- the nagA gene encoding N-acetylglucosamine-6-phosphate deacetylase is translated as MYALTNCKIYTGSDVLVEHAVIINNNLIESVCPVSELPAGIETRDLNGANVSPGFIDLQLNGCGGVMLNDEITAETMQIMHEANLKSGCTSFLPTLITSSDEDMRQAVAAARDYHAKYQNQSLGLHLEGPYLNVMKKGIHSVDHIRPSEDSMIDFMCENTDVIAKVTLAPEHNDPAHIERLKAAGIVVSIGHTNATYAEARKGFDAGISFATHLFNAMTPMVGREPGVVGAIYDTPDVYAGIIADGFHVDYANIRIAHKIKGEKLVLVTDATAPAGADMDYFIFVGKKVYYRDGKCVDENGTLGGSALTMIEAVQNTVEHVGIALDEALRMATLYPAKAMGLEEQLGRVKKGMVANLTVFDRDFNVQATVVNGQYEQN
- the nagC gene encoding DNA-binding transcriptional regulator NagC — encoded protein: MNGGQIGNVDLVKQLNSAAVYRLIDQQGPISRIQVADVSQLAPASVTKITRQLLERGLIKEVAQQASTGGRRAISLTTEVEPFHSVAIRLGRDYLQFSLYDLGGKELASDYNEFFYTTQEELVEGLLSQLKSFIQDNQTNINQLIAIGVALPGLVNPETGVVEYMPNISIDNLALSELIHNTFHVQCFVGNDVRGMALAEHYFGASQDCQDSILVSVHRGTGAGIIVNGQVFLGFNRNVGEIGHIQIDPLGEQCQCGNFGCLETVAANPAIVERVNKLIKQGYESSLTELETIGISDVCEHANMGDELAKQSLVRVGNQLGKAIAITINLFNPQKIVIAGDITQCEEILFPAIRRNVENQSLTTFHTDLPIVASQIDKQPTLGAFAMIKRAMLNGVLLQKLLED